In a single window of the Streptomyces sp. NBC_00094 genome:
- a CDS encoding Fur family transcriptional regulator produces the protein MVTTDWKSDLRQRGYRLTPQRQLVLEAVDALEHATPDEILVEVRRTASGVNISTVYRTLELLEELGLVSHAHLGHGAPTYHLADRHHHLHLVCRDCAEVIEADVEVAAEFIGKLRETFGFETDMKHFAIFGRCAECTRKAADPES, from the coding sequence GTGGTGACCACCGACTGGAAGAGTGACCTGCGGCAGCGCGGCTACCGGCTGACGCCGCAGCGCCAGCTTGTCCTGGAGGCCGTCGACGCGCTGGAGCACGCGACGCCCGACGAGATCCTGGTCGAGGTCCGCAGGACCGCGTCCGGGGTGAACATCTCCACCGTGTACCGGACCCTGGAGCTCCTGGAGGAGCTCGGTCTGGTGAGCCACGCCCACCTGGGGCACGGGGCTCCGACGTACCACCTCGCCGACCGGCACCACCATCTGCACCTGGTGTGCCGGGACTGCGCGGAGGTCATCGAGGCGGACGTGGAGGTGGCCGCCGAGTTCATCGGGAAGCTCCGCGAGACCTTCGGTTTCGAGACGGACATGAAGCACTTCGCGATCTTCGGGCGGTGCGCGGAGTGCACCAGGAAGGCCGCGGACCCCGAGTCGTAG
- a CDS encoding folate-binding protein YgfZ has protein sequence MKSPLLSLPGAVAAEGRDEGVAAHYGDLFREQRALADGSGFVDLSHRGVVAVTGDDRRSWLHLLVTQHMTDLPPGQATEALVLSANGHIEHALYLVDDGETLWAHVEPGTREELVAYLESMKFFYRVEVADRTEDIAVVHLPAGSVAEVPEGAVVRETPYGRDLFLPRADLESFADSHGPAAGILAYEALRVEGHRPRLGFETDHRTIPHEIGLIGSAVHLQKGCYRGQETVARVQNLGKPPRRLVFLHLDGSEVLLPAHGAPVRLAADGEEGRQLGFVTSAVRHYELGPIALALVKRNVPVDAPLLVGNTAAAQETIVEP, from the coding sequence ATGAAGAGCCCTCTGCTGTCCCTGCCCGGTGCCGTCGCCGCCGAAGGCCGCGACGAAGGCGTCGCCGCCCACTACGGCGATCTGTTCCGCGAGCAGCGCGCCCTCGCCGACGGCTCCGGTTTCGTCGACCTCTCCCACCGTGGTGTCGTCGCCGTCACCGGTGACGACCGGCGGAGCTGGCTGCACCTGCTCGTCACCCAGCACATGACCGACCTGCCGCCGGGGCAGGCGACCGAGGCGCTCGTCCTCTCCGCGAACGGGCACATCGAGCACGCCCTGTACCTCGTCGACGACGGCGAGACCCTGTGGGCGCACGTCGAGCCGGGGACGCGCGAGGAGCTCGTCGCGTACCTGGAGTCGATGAAGTTCTTCTACCGGGTCGAGGTCGCCGACCGTACGGAGGACATCGCGGTCGTCCACCTCCCGGCCGGCTCCGTCGCCGAGGTCCCCGAGGGTGCCGTCGTACGGGAGACCCCGTACGGGCGTGACCTCTTCCTGCCCCGCGCCGACCTGGAGTCCTTCGCGGACTCGCACGGGCCGGCCGCCGGGATCCTCGCCTACGAGGCGCTGCGCGTCGAGGGGCACCGGCCGCGGCTCGGCTTCGAGACCGACCACCGGACCATCCCGCACGAGATCGGCCTCATCGGCAGCGCCGTCCATCTGCAGAAGGGCTGCTACCGGGGGCAGGAGACCGTCGCCCGCGTGCAGAACCTGGGGAAGCCGCCGCGCCGCCTGGTCTTCCTCCACCTGGACGGCAGCGAGGTGCTGCTCCCCGCGCACGGCGCCCCGGTCCGGCTGGCCGCCGACGGCGAGGAGGGCCGGCAGCTCGGCTTCGTGACGAGCGCGGTCCGCCACTACGAGCTGGGCCCGATCGCCCTGGCCCTGGTGAAGCGGAACGTCCCGGTGGACGCGCCGCTGCTCGTCGGGAACACGGCGGCGGCGCAGGAGACGATCGTCGAGCCGTAG
- the dtd gene encoding D-aminoacyl-tRNA deacylase: MRAVVQRVDGASVVVAGETVGEIVGEGLCVLVGVTHDDTPEKAAQLARKLWSVRVLDGEKSCSDVNAPLLVISQFTLYGDARKGRRPTWNAAAPGPVAEPLVDEVVARLRELGAHVETGRFGADMRVSLTNHGPFTVVIDV, translated from the coding sequence ATGCGAGCTGTGGTGCAGAGAGTGGACGGCGCGAGCGTCGTCGTCGCAGGGGAGACCGTCGGAGAGATCGTCGGCGAGGGGCTGTGCGTCCTGGTCGGGGTGACCCACGACGACACCCCGGAGAAGGCGGCCCAATTGGCCAGAAAGCTCTGGTCCGTCCGGGTACTCGACGGCGAGAAGTCGTGCTCCGACGTGAACGCGCCGCTACTGGTGATCTCCCAGTTCACCCTCTACGGAGACGCCCGCAAGGGCCGCCGCCCCACCTGGAACGCGGCCGCCCCCGGCCCGGTCGCCGAACCCCTGGTGGACGAGGTCGTCGCCCGCCTCCGCGAACTGGGCGCCCACGTGGAGACGGGCCGCTTCGGAGCGGACATGCGTGTCTCGCTCACGAACCACGGCCCGTTCACGGTCGTCATCGACGTCTGA
- a CDS encoding ABC transporter substrate-binding protein, translating to MSAPGTGPTPSGPVPLFRVVDPGGSVGGSMSGSMGGSPTVRPPVQRTAEPDLPERAQPDLGALRLPELRALRREAQSDEADLSYVRRMLQGRIDILRAELARRTDPEARVVDRLSEILADVPSRHRTSARHVTLSTPRGEEYRRLAAEMLSEVELSDLTARTDEELHTAMGRLAGYEQQVSRRRQHLQRTADDCSGEIARRYREGEAQVDDLLA from the coding sequence ATGAGTGCACCTGGCACCGGGCCGACGCCGTCCGGCCCCGTACCGCTGTTCCGCGTCGTGGACCCGGGAGGAAGCGTGGGCGGAAGCATGAGCGGAAGCATGGGCGGAAGCCCGACCGTGCGTCCGCCCGTGCAGCGGACCGCAGAGCCCGACCTGCCCGAACGGGCCCAGCCGGACCTCGGCGCGCTCCGGCTGCCCGAGCTGCGCGCGCTGCGGCGCGAGGCGCAGAGCGACGAGGCCGACCTGAGCTACGTACGGCGGATGCTTCAGGGCCGCATCGACATCCTGCGGGCCGAGCTCGCGCGGCGGACCGATCCGGAGGCCCGGGTCGTCGACCGGCTCTCCGAGATCCTCGCCGACGTGCCCTCGCGGCACCGGACCTCGGCCCGGCACGTGACGCTGTCGACTCCGCGCGGCGAGGAGTACCGGCGGCTGGCGGCCGAGATGCTGTCGGAGGTCGAGCTGTCGGACCTGACGGCCCGTACGGACGAGGAGCTGCACACCGCGATGGGCCGGCTCGCGGGGTACGAGCAGCAGGTCTCGCGGCGCCGGCAGCACCTCCAGCGGACCGCCGACGACTGCAGCGGGGAGATCGCCCGCCGATACCGGGAGGGCGAGGCGCAGGTCGACGACCTGCTGGCCTGA
- a CDS encoding GNAT family N-acetyltransferase has protein sequence MSVDMRAVVESEFPGWLLALQTGFLRPPTAPDELVADRLANADLARTLGVFDRDRIVGTFRSFRQEVSTVGGGSLTADAITQVTVSPTHRRQGLLSRMMTADLGAAKERGDAIATLIAAEYPIYGRYGFGPASWAAEWSVDVRRAGLDPRRSGQPEDGGRIDLADGEEIRKIGPEVHRGLAGVRAGVTDRSTRGWELGTGLGYQIDGWKEPFYAVYRSESGAVEGFVAYSADDKWDDSKQPVNTATVRDLLAVTPAAERALWRYLCSIDWVGTVRSGYRAPDDPLPLLLPDPRAAKTLTYVDMLWVRVLDVVRVLESRTYPVEDGLVLDLRDADGLAGGRYRLDASPAGARCVRTTESADLALDIAELGVLAFGDESAVRLGRLGRVEELTPGAAVRADLLFRTPLRPFSPDIF, from the coding sequence ATGAGTGTCGACATGCGCGCGGTGGTGGAGTCCGAGTTCCCCGGCTGGCTGCTGGCCCTGCAGACCGGTTTCCTCCGGCCGCCCACGGCGCCCGACGAACTGGTCGCCGACCGGCTGGCCAACGCGGACCTCGCGCGGACGCTCGGTGTCTTCGACCGGGACCGGATCGTCGGTACCTTCCGGTCGTTCCGGCAGGAGGTCAGCACGGTCGGCGGCGGCAGCCTCACCGCCGACGCCATCACCCAGGTCACCGTCTCCCCGACGCACCGCCGGCAGGGGCTCCTCAGCCGGATGATGACCGCCGACCTCGGCGCCGCGAAGGAGCGGGGCGACGCGATCGCCACGCTGATCGCCGCCGAGTACCCGATCTACGGGCGGTACGGCTTCGGCCCGGCGAGCTGGGCCGCCGAGTGGAGTGTGGACGTACGGCGGGCCGGGCTCGACCCGCGGCGCTCGGGACAGCCGGAGGACGGCGGTCGGATCGATCTGGCGGACGGCGAGGAGATCCGCAAGATCGGGCCCGAGGTGCACCGCGGGCTCGCCGGGGTCCGCGCCGGGGTCACCGACCGCTCCACGCGCGGCTGGGAGCTCGGCACCGGCCTCGGCTACCAGATCGACGGGTGGAAGGAGCCGTTCTACGCGGTGTACCGCTCGGAGTCGGGTGCGGTGGAGGGGTTCGTCGCCTACTCCGCCGACGACAAGTGGGACGACTCCAAGCAGCCCGTGAACACGGCGACCGTACGGGACCTGCTCGCCGTCACCCCGGCCGCCGAGCGCGCCCTGTGGCGGTACCTCTGCTCGATCGACTGGGTCGGTACGGTCCGCTCCGGCTACCGCGCGCCCGACGACCCGCTGCCCCTGCTCCTGCCGGACCCGCGCGCGGCGAAGACGCTGACGTACGTGGACATGCTCTGGGTCCGGGTGCTCGATGTCGTCCGGGTCCTGGAGAGCCGTACGTACCCGGTGGAGGACGGCCTCGTCCTCGACCTGCGGGACGCGGACGGCCTGGCGGGCGGGCGCTACCGGCTGGACGCCTCCCCGGCGGGCGCGCGCTGCGTCCGTACCACCGAATCCGCCGATCTGGCCCTCGACATCGCGGAGTTGGGGGTGCTGGCGTTCGGCGACGAGTCGGCGGTGCGCCTCGGGCGCCTCGGTCGCGTGGAGGAGCTCACGCCGGGCGCGGCCGTCCGCGCCGACCTGTTGTTCCGTACGCCGCTGCGGCCGTTCTCGCCCGACATCTTCTGA
- a CDS encoding YafY family protein: MRADRLVAALLFLQTRQRATAAELAAELDVSERTARRDLEALASAGVPVYSQAGKGGGWSLVGGARTDLTGLTAPEIHELFLLTGPDATASPSPRTRTALRKLVRALPPPLREGAEAAARAGTADGTDWTGADTEEPRLAALQRAVVDARELRIGYARPGREPRERTVHPLGIATKTGVRYLVAGTENGLRTFRVGRVTSVTETGAPAVRPEGFDLPTAWRALAARMEDRMVATTVRGRAAPGTESVLEGLLGARIRYGERAPDGWTHVEIDGPSPEVVAAQLAGLGARVELLDPPEARTALARIGAELTTLYA; the protein is encoded by the coding sequence ATGAGAGCCGACCGCCTCGTCGCCGCCCTGCTCTTCCTCCAGACCAGGCAACGCGCCACCGCCGCCGAACTCGCCGCCGAACTGGACGTGTCCGAAAGGACCGCCCGCCGGGACCTCGAAGCGCTCGCGAGCGCCGGGGTCCCGGTCTATTCCCAGGCGGGGAAGGGCGGCGGCTGGTCGCTGGTCGGCGGCGCCCGCACCGACCTGACGGGCCTCACCGCCCCCGAGATCCACGAACTGTTCCTCCTGACCGGCCCGGACGCCACCGCGAGCCCGAGCCCACGGACCCGGACCGCCCTGCGCAAGCTCGTACGGGCCCTCCCCCCGCCCCTCCGCGAGGGCGCCGAGGCCGCCGCCCGCGCCGGGACCGCCGACGGGACCGACTGGACGGGCGCGGACACGGAGGAACCCCGACTGGCCGCGCTCCAGCGGGCCGTGGTCGACGCGCGCGAGCTCAGGATCGGATACGCCCGCCCCGGCCGGGAACCCCGCGAACGGACCGTCCACCCGCTCGGGATCGCCACGAAGACGGGTGTCCGCTACCTCGTCGCCGGTACGGAGAACGGCCTGCGCACCTTCCGGGTCGGCCGCGTCACCTCCGTGACCGAGACGGGCGCCCCCGCCGTACGGCCCGAGGGCTTCGACCTCCCCACCGCGTGGCGCGCGCTGGCCGCCCGCATGGAGGACCGCATGGTCGCGACGACGGTCCGGGGCCGGGCGGCCCCCGGCACGGAGTCCGTCCTGGAAGGCCTCCTCGGCGCGCGGATACGGTACGGGGAACGGGCCCCGGACGGCTGGACGCACGTCGAGATCGACGGCCCCTCACCCGAGGTCGTCGCCGCCCAACTCGCGGGCCTGGGCGCCCGCGTGGAGCTCCTCGACCCACCCGAGGCCCGCACGGCCCTCGCCCGCATCGGCGCGGAACTCACGACGCTGTACGCGTGA